CACGGGGGTCGGCTTCCCCgctgcaggaacacacacacacacacacacacgtgcatcgcacagatacacacgcgtCACGCAAACGCACTCGCATGTTACACGAACGAGCGTACGCACAGGTCACACAAAAACCAAGACACGTGCGCAAGAGCGGAACGCATTATGATGCTTCCACAGTGAAGCTGGAAAATGGTATGGAGGACATGTTTCGCATACTGGCCATCatgtacaaaaaaacatgcactaaacaGTACACTGTATGCTTAGTAGACAGAACAAACTTTGAGGACACGGTAGTTAGGACACagtcagcacacatgcacacacacagctgcttaaGGGCAGTGACTCACAGGACTCCACTGGCTCCAGGTCCCCTTTGTCAGACCCTGTAAAGCAACAGGTATGATCAGAGCTGCAAACTAACAGTATATAACCAGTATATATTTTACCACGTGCACTAAACAGAGCCCCTccataattatgaaaaatgcgAATACATTCTTACTAATTGTGAAGAGTTAAAACAGTACATAAAGCAATCACTTCATAGTTTTACCAGACTATTTCTGAATGATCTGAGAGaaggaatagagagagagaggcagagggggggagagggagggagcagaagaGAGACGGGGTTTGGAAGGAAGCGGCTGGGGCTGATGCAGACGGTGGGCAGGTTACCTGGGTCCAGCTCGCTGGATGACACCCCCAGGGACACGTCGCTCACGTTCTCTGGGTTCAGGTGTGCGATGGCATCTGAGATCCGGTCCAGAGAGATCAGCGCCTCGGCAGCGTACAGGTGCCCCAGGAACCTGCCGCCGCACAGACACGCGGTCACAGGCGCGAACACGGTCACAGGCGCAAACACGGTCACAGGCGCGAACATGGTCACAGGCGCGAACACGGTCACGCAAACGCACGCAGACTGGCAAGGTCACAGGCATGACTACACTGCTACGCTGCTCTGTGTTGGCTGCGCAAGCTGCGGGTTTGCAAGGCCCTGCATTACGGGGTCTGTGAAAGAGACCTTGTGAGAGAGACCCTGTGCAAGAGGCTCTGCGTAAGAGGCCCTGTGTAAGAGACTCTGTGTATGAGGGCCTGTGAAAGCAGccatatatttacaaaataaatatatttgttacattaataaaataaacacaatctcacagacagacaaggagaaagagaggggggtcATACTTAAGGGACCCGGACAGTTTGCTTTGGTGAAGGAGTTTCTCTGCGTGGTTGAGGGCCATCAGGTTGTCTCCCAGTGCCAGGGCTACGTAAGCACTACAGGCCAGGATAGAGCACCTAAAGTTACAGCAGAGGAGTCAGAGTCACAAACCTAGAGTTACAGCACAGAGGAGTCCCAGAGAACCTAGAGTTACAGCACAGAGGAGTCACAGAGAACCTAGAGTTACAGCACAGAGGAGTCACAGAGAACCTAGAGTTACAGCACAGAGGAGTCACAGAGAACCTagagttacagcacagagaagTCACAAAGAACCTAGAGTTACAGCACAGAGGAGTCACAGAGAACCTAGAGTTACAGCACAGAGGAGTCACAGAGAACCTAGAGTTACACCACAGAGGAGTCACAGAGAACCTTGAGTTACAGCACATAAGGCTGTATATAAACCTCAGGCAAGCAGGAAGACGTTTCTCCTGCAGGTGTTTTACAGAGAGCAGGACAGGAGGGCCTTACCTCAGGTTgtccacttcctgcttcctgaggggggaggaaggggcggCAGGAATCAGCTTGTCCCCGTCAGAGCCTTTcccactgtcacacacaaagggacacaATCAGGACCACATTAAAGACATGACAactacgtctgtgtgtgtgtgtgtgtgtgtgtctgtctgtatgtgtgcttgtccgtgtgtgtgtgtgtgtatgcatgcgtgtgtctgtctgtctgtctgtatgtatgcttgtctgtgtgtgtgtgtgtctgagtgcgtgtgtgtgtctgtctgtctgtgtgtgtgtgtgtgtgtatacacagcTTGACATAGGTACACGGCCAACCAGCCTCCAAATGCAGCAAGTACTTCAGTCAATCTTTCCAGTGATTTAGGTTCTCTTGAACATTCAAGTAAAGCAGGAACTCTATACACTACACCCTGTCCATAGCACTCAGAGCTCaacaaaacaggacaaaaatgCAGAATATCCAATATAGCTGACCTCAATTAGTGCTACAAGCCTGTAATCAACATGTCAAACAAGCATAATCGGTTTGTGAATGAAATAAGGAACTTGTCCTAAAAAGTTGCGAAACCCAAAACTAACCCAAACCTGATCTAAAGCTTCGTTCAAGTGGGTTGGCCCATCAAGGCTAACATTTCAAATTTGTGTGGATGtgcaactgaaattaatttcattgaGATAACTAGTAATGTTTAAAGTGTATCTATAAAACTATGACATGACAGCACCAAGATGAAAGCATGAATTAGCTAGCAGTACAATACTCTGTGCCTTTATTTTAGAAAGCGTTCATTAGAAACCACTGCCAAAGAAAGCACTTCTAAACTACAATCTAtccccacagaacacacaatttcacaatttcatGTCTTGACTTTAAACCTGCGGGatagttctttttttatgtttgtttgtttgcgtgcGGCTGACCTGCAGGCCTCGCTGTTCTCGCTGCCGCTCTCCGTGCTGCCGGACAGGCTGGAGCTCTTGGAGCCGGAGTCGCTCTTcgcctcctgctgcagctccggCAAGAGGAGCAGCGCGTTCCGCAGGCAGATGGCAGCAAACTCCATACTGGCCACAGGGATGGCCGCAGACTGCCCGTCACTACAGCGAGGACCCCGCCGCGCCCACCAGCCACATCAGTTACAACGGCGACGTTTCACTCATCTTTCCACTGTAAAACTCACTCACGCCCCCTTCTGGCAGACCCTATTCACTTCAGCGCAGGACTAACATCTGTCATAAACTCCAGGGTGTCCCATTACActtcactcctcacctcctttcctccactcccccactaccactcgtcTCCGACCCCGAAGTACGTGGAGGACAGGAAGGGAGGAGAcaagtggaggaaaggagagagtgaggaggcaTTAAGAAAACTGGGACAGCTTATCTACTTCTCCGACATCAAAGTCAACGTCTACTATTGATAAAACAGCCTTATCATAAGCGTTATTTTTTTGCCAAGCCCACAAATAGTccgacagccaatcacagattgTACATATGGTCAGACCATTTAAAGCATCAAAATAGCTTGTAAGTTTAAAGTACCCAACAAGTAGTTGCATTCACAGTAGCCTGTACAAACACATTGTGGTTAGCATTGAGACACTAATATGTAATCAGCAACATTAGATCAACATCTCATAGTATACAGAATTTATTGTAATTCCAGAATCCCGATTTTCCTAATGTCTGAATCTCATACAGTGTGCTGTGACAGCCTACATTCTATTGCCAGTTCATTGCATCTGACAGAAATATTTCCGTACATTAGTGAAATGAATGTCGCTTCATAGTCATTCTtttacagtgttcagtgttcatattggaaaaacaaatattttgctgAAATCTAATCTTTTGGTAATAACTACGTCCTTTGGAAATGGTTGGTTGTGTAAATGTATCCATGCATATTCACATAGTGAAATAATGGAGATGCACCCCAGGCTGTCACAGAAGCTCACCCGCTCTATCCATTCACAAACATACCCTTTAACTGACAGCACCTGGCATGAGACACTGCTCTGAAAGCAGTGGTTATGATTCAAATGAACCTGTCAGAAAGTTCACTTCAAGCCAAGACTAAACCTGGCAACTGACAAGTTCAGTCAGTTTCAGAATATTACTGCACATGTTGTAATGCAGCACCACCTGCTGGTCAGGAGAAAGGCCAATAAATTGAGGctggatttatttaaaaaacctgaaaacatttcttaatgTAACACTGGATAAGAACgtaacacacagcagagaccaGGAGGATGTGCTGTTTTCCTGACCTGtacactgtgttctgtgtggaCTGAGAGGCCAGGACAATCTTGCGATGGTAGCCTTGACCCACGATGGACTGGACTATGCCCTTTTTACTGGGCAGACCTTTGGTCTCCTGCTCCGAGCTCTGAATAGAccacagaaggggggggggggggtgacagaaaaaagagggggattacagggaggagagggaggagtgaaggagagaggggaaaggagggagaaGATGATGAAAAAAGTTGAGGGACAAACCAAgaaacacaaaccacaaataTCTCTTCCACCCTTCTTTTACTCATAACAGTATTACGGGCTAAAGGTaccatttcatttatattatgaATACTAGTGCCATTAAGTTACATTTAACACATGAACTGATTCACCAGAGTGAATGGACACACTCCATATCTTCACTTACCCCCCTATTGGCAGAGATGCAGCACTCTGCCAGCCTCAGCCACAGGCGCGGGTTCGAGTGGTACACCTGCACAGCCTCCATCAGGCACTCGAATGCCGCCAGGGGGCGCCCTAGATGCAGCAGCTGGATCCCGCAGTTATAGAGCAGCTCATAGCGCTTGTTAGCCAAGAGGGCACACATGGGGACGCCAGAGAATGACTTTGCTGCAATGACACACACGGCGGAGAGGAAAGTGTGACACTGAGCATCGTAAACGTACAGCAGGACCTCAGATACCAAACCTTTGCAAACGGAGGTGgttcagaattctgagatttcCACAACATTCaacaacatttaatttcagtgcaatttaattaatttggcGTTTAGTAATTTTTTGTACTTCCATCCCTCGTAACCAGGGGGCGACACTTACTCTGGCCATTGCCACCGTGCCCGATCTGTGCACACGTGTGGTCATTTTCCTGCAGAGCCTTCTTAAAGTAGAAAATGCCCAGATTGTGCTTCCCCATCGCAAAGTGTATGCAGCCCAGGTTGTTCCAAAACATACAGCGAACACATTCCCCTaggaacagggaaaaaaaaaaaaccttaccaCATCATGGGAAttataatattacaataaagataaaataaaaacatttcataaaaaactAAATCATCTGTGCTTTAGAACTTACTGTTGAGCTGAATAACATGTAATGGGACAAGAGGCACTGTATTAGACTTAGGGCTTTGAAGAGGATCATGGTCCAGTATTAAGACACATAAAGAGGGACAAAGCATAGTTACCTGTCTTCAGAGCTCCAGGGTGCTCTGCGATGTTGGAGCTGTTTAACAGTTTCACAGCTTTCCTGTAGTTTCCTCTGAGATATTCAAAGTTACTCTTCAGGAAGAGGGACGGAGCGGACTAGGGAGGAGGATACAAATAGTCATATTTACACACCTGCCTCCAGATGAGAATGCTGCTGTTAAAGGCATagtatgcaggatttttagccctgctgtggtcctgtgtttacaatcaaagaagtctcctcctctgtcctcttcaTAATTGAAATTTTTTGCCAAGCCCACAAATAGAAAACCCCACAGAAAAGAGCATCAAGCCcaaaaatgtcccaaacacatcTTATAAATTACAGGCAAAGGAGCAGGTATTCGAGAAATATGCACAGAAAGACTGCCAGAACATCATAGATATGTCTGAGCATGGttcttttataatattttcaaggtaaaaatcctgcatagtatatCCTTAAGGTAGGTAAACACATTTCTTTGCAAGGTGAAAATTAATATCTTAATTGTGACTGACATCACACTTATGTACTGGTGAAGATTTGACAGATGAAGCCAATTATCATCAGTCTGTGAACTTCAAATGAACAGTTAGCAGTTGTGTGTGAACACACATCTAGTGACATTATTATGAATACTTTATTAccataagcattttaaaatagaaacaaatCATCACATGGGTTATGTGTGCTGCCATTGTCACATCATTGTTTGAGAAAACAAGTGATTCCTGACATGTCCACTGATATAATTTCTTGATCTACACGATTTACAAGAAAGTATATCGAAACTATTTAAAGACCAGGTTTCTGAAGATGAACAAGCATAGTTACCGACACTCACATAGAGACTcaaaggttttaaaatatttgtttatgatATACATAAGAAAAAAGATGGTATCATCTTTTCAAACAGGTCAGTTGTGATTTTCAGATGTTTACCCATAGCACACATAAGTCAGGCTGAACACACTCACAGTTCCTGCTGTGTTCATCACAGACTTGATCTCCCTCTTACACGCCTTCAGTGACTTCATCTGGATGTAGGCTCGGACTTTATACTGCAAAGacaacagtgacatcaccgGTCAGCACATCGTACAAAAACACCATCCATCTCACAGCCGGCAAAATCCGGTTTTATTCCAGTTCTGTACTAGtcgaataaaataaacaatccaTTGCCCGTGGATTCATTGTTTCTGGTTTTTCCAGTGACTTACCTGATGCATTTTTGACTTTGCAGCTTCAATCACAGCTGTGCAGTCAGCCTTCTGGTTGCCACCATCTTTGTTACTGCTGTTTGCAGCCTGTTTAGATGAAAGCCCCAGTACAATTTATGAAACTCGTACACAGCACAAATGTCCCAGACGTCCATTTCCTCTTTGTCATTATATTGaatatagcaaaataaatattatgagTAATACTGCTGATCTCTTTTGAAATCCTTAagaaatgttattcaaattgACTCAATATACATACAGGACAAGTTTCATGGCAAGGGAATGTTGTGACATAAGTTCTGTTTCCGATACTTGGAACTTTGGTGGTATGTACTTGCTAATAACATATGACAGTAGTACATGCTGCCAAGAGCATGTGTACATAGTATGTAATATCAGAATTTGGGTAGACAGCCTAGAATAGGAAGTGCAGAAAAGACAACTAGAGGCCACTCACCTCCGTCTTGCCATTCTTGTTGTTCCCCTGAACGGTGAGTTTCTCCAGCACAGCCAGAAGATGGAGAGCCTTTTCCGGCTGGAAGGTGAGCAGATACAGATCCACCAGCAGGAGGCACACTGCCTGAGCAAACTTCTCTTCTAGGACAAATGACACCATCAAGCCATGCCACACTGCTGCCCGACTTCACCCGCAGCACttaacacaccatcacacaggAAAGACACGCTACTAACCTAAGAGCTAAACACTCTCCCTGCAGTGACTTCTACTGTTTTACAATGAAGGTGACTCATCACACTCAGTGCAGGAAAGACACGCTTACTAACCTAAGAGCTAAACACTCTCCCTGCAGTGACTTCTACTGTTTTACAATGAAGGTGACCACCCTCtttttgccatttcatttcCCCTTTTACATCTACATTCAGTCAACCAGCACCATACATTTAACTTCATATGCTTACAAAACATACCAAAAGGTTCCAAGAACTGGTATAGCTTTTCTCCAATCACAATTGCCTCTGAGTATTGCCTCAGGTGGTAGTGTACGATCGCTTGATTGTAGTAAAGGATGCTGTTTTCAACATCATCCAAACCATCAATGTCTTCAACAGCTGTATGAACCTAATGGGGGAAAATCAATAAGGGTGAGTAAGACAATATCATCTGAAGTGTAACATACAATCACACCTTGTTGCTGCATCCTTTGAATGTACTCTACAGCAAATCCACCACCACACACTAGGGAAACGGCTGTGCAAATTATTAGTACTGTTTAATatttaagcatttagcagatgctttcattCAGACACAGTTTACATTCCTCGTACATACAACCCACAcatacagctagatatttatTGAAGGATACAATGACTATGTCCCACCtcggaatcaaacctacaaacCTTGGAgttccaagcccagttccctaaataTCATGCTATACCCATTTAATTAGTGAAAACTTACTTAACCaaggtaaaaaacaaaaaaacaaaacaaacattttttcatgtatTGCATCACCTGGTTTTTCATTGCTAGGAGTGTCTGTTTTAAGGTGTCCGTGGTTGTTTGGCCGCTTTTGTAAAATTCTCCTATGGCCTTGTTCATTGCTATTTTATAATCTTCCTTGTTTAACTCT
This window of the Anguilla anguilla isolate fAngAng1 chromosome 1, fAngAng1.pri, whole genome shotgun sequence genome carries:
- the cnot10 gene encoding CCR4-NOT transcription complex subunit 10 isoform X1, whose product is MADNNTEQAAEMKQDNHASSGSTDQEKELAVNAFDAFSSGNYDDSVKHLEALQELNKEDYKIAMNKAIGEFYKSGQTTTDTLKQTLLAMKNQVHTAVEDIDGLDDVENSILYYNQAIVHYHLRQYSEAIVIGEKLYQFLEPFEEKFAQAVCLLLVDLYLLTFQPEKALHLLAVLEKLTVQGNNKNGKTEAANSSNKDGGNQKADCTAVIEAAKSKMHQYKVRAYIQMKSLKACKREIKSVMNTAGTSAPSLFLKSNFEYLRGNYRKAVKLLNSSNIAEHPGALKTGECVRCMFWNNLGCIHFAMGKHNLGIFYFKKALQENDHTCAQIGHGGNGQTKSFSGVPMCALLANKRYELLYNCGIQLLHLGRPLAAFECLMEAVQVYHSNPRLWLRLAECCISANRGSSEQETKGLPSKKGIVQSIVGQGYHRKIVLASQSTQNTVYSDGQSAAIPVASMEFAAICLRNALLLLPELQQEAKSDSGSKSSSLSGSTESGSENSEACSGKGSDGDKLIPAAPSSPLRKQEVDNLRCSILACSAYVALALGDNLMALNHAEKLLHQSKLSGSLKFLGHLYAAEALISLDRISDAIAHLNPENVSDVSLGVSSSELDPGSDKGDLEPVESSGKPTPVCYPSTVSSARAMMLFNLGSAYCLRSEYEKARKCLHQAASMVQTKEIPPEAILLGVYLELQNGNTPLALQIIKRNQLLPWGKSSSPDVRKKPAAFQPVQPIQMPSSFTQVQRK
- the cnot10 gene encoding CCR4-NOT transcription complex subunit 10 isoform X2; translation: MADNNTEQAAEMKQDNHASSGSTDQEKELAVNAFDAFSSGNYDDSVKHLEALQELNKEDYKIAMNKAIGEFYKSGQTTTDTLKQTLLAMKNQVHTAVEDIDGLDDVENSILYYNQAIVHYHLRQYSEAIVIGEKLYQFLEPFEKFAQAVCLLLVDLYLLTFQPEKALHLLAVLEKLTVQGNNKNGKTEAANSSNKDGGNQKADCTAVIEAAKSKMHQYKVRAYIQMKSLKACKREIKSVMNTAGTSAPSLFLKSNFEYLRGNYRKAVKLLNSSNIAEHPGALKTGECVRCMFWNNLGCIHFAMGKHNLGIFYFKKALQENDHTCAQIGHGGNGQTKSFSGVPMCALLANKRYELLYNCGIQLLHLGRPLAAFECLMEAVQVYHSNPRLWLRLAECCISANRGSSEQETKGLPSKKGIVQSIVGQGYHRKIVLASQSTQNTVYSDGQSAAIPVASMEFAAICLRNALLLLPELQQEAKSDSGSKSSSLSGSTESGSENSEACSGKGSDGDKLIPAAPSSPLRKQEVDNLRCSILACSAYVALALGDNLMALNHAEKLLHQSKLSGSLKFLGHLYAAEALISLDRISDAIAHLNPENVSDVSLGVSSSELDPGSDKGDLEPVESSGKPTPVCYPSTVSSARAMMLFNLGSAYCLRSEYEKARKCLHQAASMVQTKEIPPEAILLGVYLELQNGNTPLALQIIKRNQLLPWGKSSSPDVRKKPAAFQPVQPIQMPSSFTQVQRK